CGAAATCAGGTAACCGTTACGCTCGCAGTTGGACATAAATTCGTCCGCTCGCGTCAACCACTCCGTTAGGAGTCTGCCGCGAACTTCCGGGTCCGTCTGTTCCTGCGGGGAGCCCAAATAGGCAAGTGTCCCGTATCCGGCTACATCCGCCCAACCCAGTTCGCACAGCGGAAACATCGCTTCTTTAAGCGCTGAATGAAACGCCGTGAGGTACCGGGATTGGCCGGTTGTACGGAACAGTTCCGCGCTTGCCCAATATATTTCGTCGGCAATTGTTTGATCACCGTATTCTCCGGTCATGATGCCGGGGGGATTTTTAAAGCCGCCCGTCTCCCGATTGGCTGCGGCCCACTCCCACGCTTTTTCCGCCGCAGCCAGGCATTTTTCCGCGAACGGGGCTGCAACAAAACGGTATACTCGCGCCGACCTGGCCATCGCCGCTGCGAATGTCGCCGACGCCGCAACGGAGACAGGCGAAAAAACAAGCTCGGCCGTATCGTCTTCCGGCATAACCGCAAGGCCGGGAAATTGCCGCGTTGACACTTTGTGGAATACAGCCCCGTCCTTAGCCCGCTGCATGTTCAGCAAAAACTCCAACTCATAGCGGACTTCGTGCAGGATATCCGGAATGCCGCCGCCTGTTTCGGGAATACCGATCGGGCGGCTGAATGCGGATGGGTAACATTCGTAAGCGAGCAACAAGTCGGCTATGGCTTTGGCGGCCGCTACCGTATATTTGCCGTAATCTCCCGCATCATGCCACCCTCCTCTTTGCGGCAGCATTTTCCCTTCCTCCCCGTACACGGCGGCATGCGCCGTATGGCATGCTTTGTGCGCCCAGGCTCCGGCATATCCGGGAGCAAGCTCCATACCGCAGCGCTGGAAGTAAAAACATTTCAGCAACGCGTCGGTCGCCTCATGATAAACATCGGCGGCAACTTTGAACGGATAAGAGGTTGCGTCGGTCCCCGCGATGCGAATCATGTAAATCCCTGGGGCGCGCAGCGCAGAAAAGTCTCCGCGACAGACGGTCTCTCCGCTTGATTCGTCACGGATCGGCTGCGACAAATCGCCGGTTAAGACTATATCCCCATTGTCGTTCAGCACCTCAAATTGTTTGCCGACCGCATCATCCGTTACAAAATGTTTAACATCGATAGGGCGATATCCGACTTGATTGACACGTACATTTGCCGTTTTTCTCGTCATATAGGAATCTCCTTTCTTGCTTTATTAATATACTTTATTATACTTTAATAGAATATATTGCTGTTGCAATCATTTTAAGGATGTGATCTTCGTGCCGTTTCGCAAGTTATCCGCTTTCTGCGCGATAATGCTCTCGTTTTGCACATTCTCCCCTGCTGTTCATGCCGCGTCCAAAACCGACACGAGCGCGCTTCAGTCATTTGTTGATTCCATGAACCCGGGCTGGAACCTGGGAAACACGTTTGATGCTGCCGGGGACGA
The sequence above is a segment of the Bacilli bacterium genome. Coding sequences within it:
- a CDS encoding glycoside hydrolase family 9 protein, which codes for MTRKTANVRVNQVGYRPIDVKHFVTDDAVGKQFEVLNDNGDIVLTGDLSQPIRDESSGETVCRGDFSALRAPGIYMIRIAGTDATSYPFKVAADVYHEATDALLKCFYFQRCGMELAPGYAGAWAHKACHTAHAAVYGEEGKMLPQRGGWHDAGDYGKYTVAAAKAIADLLLAYECYPSAFSRPIGIPETGGGIPDILHEVRYELEFLLNMQRAKDGAVFHKVSTRQFPGLAVMPEDDTAELVFSPVSVAASATFAAAMARSARVYRFVAAPFAEKCLAAAEKAWEWAAANRETGGFKNPPGIMTGEYGDQTIADEIYWASAELFRTTGQSRYLTAFHSALKEAMFPLCELGWADVAGYGTLAYLGSPQEQTDPEVRGRLLTEWLTRADEFMSNCERNGYLISLVPEQYIWGSNMVLLNQAMHLILAARFSGNMSYEEAALHHLHYLFGRNPVNLSYVTGIGTAAVQNPHHRPSIADGVREPVPGMVAGGPDRGLQDDCAKANLQGLPPAKCFIDHRDSYSTNEMAIYWNSPAVFVAACFNDVK